In the genome of Arthrobacter sp. PAMC25284, the window GCATCTTGCCGGTGTTGGCGCCGTCGAGCAGGTCCATGAAGGCCTGCGGGGCATTCTCCAGCCCGTCGACGATCGTCTCGTCGTACCGGACGGTGCCGTCGGCGAGCCAGCCGGCCATCGCTTCGGCGAACTCGCCCATGTGCTGCCAGTAGCTGCCCACCAGGAATCCCTTCAGCGTCAGTTGTTTGCCGACCGCCATCATGAGGTTCCGCGGCGCCGGAGTGGGTTCGGTGGCGTTGTACTGCGAGATGGCTCCGCACATGGCCACGCGGCCACCCACGGTGAGCGCTGACAGCGCGGCTTCGAGGTGCTCCCCGCCGACATTGTCGAAGTACACGTCGATGCCGCGCTCCCCCGCCGCTGCGGCCAGCTGCTCGGCAACCGGACCGTCGTTGTAGTTGAAGGCGTTATCGAAGCCCAATTCCAGCAGGCGTGCGACTTTTTCGGCGGAACCGGCGCTGCCGATTACCCGTGAGGCTCCCATGGCTTTGGCGATCTGCCCCACCAGCGATCCGACGGCACCGGCCGCGCCGGAGACGAAGACGACCTCGCCGGGCTGGAGGTTGGCGACCTTCAGGAGTCCGGCAAAA includes:
- a CDS encoding NADP-dependent oxidoreductase translates to MSTATETTIVPSTTQEIQLAARPVGRPVPADFRLASSELPELQAGQVLIRNLFLSVDPYMRGRMNDAKSYAAPYELNEAMEGGAVGEIIASRSDDRKVGDVVVHSLGWREYAVLDSAATAPARTDLAPAPAFLGALGMTGLTAFAGLLKVANLQPGEVVFVSGAAGAVGSLVGQIAKAMGASRVIGSAGSAEKVARLLELGFDNAFNYNDGPVAEQLAAAAGERGIDVYFDNVGGEHLEAALSALTVGGRVAMCGAISQYNATEPTPAPRNLMMAVGKQLTLKGFLVGSYWQHMGEFAEAMAGWLADGTVRYDETIVDGLENAPQAFMDLLDGANTGKMLVRL